From Candidatus Protochlamydia phocaeensis, one genomic window encodes:
- the recN gene encoding DNA repair protein RecN, with amino-acid sequence MLKHLRIQNIILVEKADISFNSGLNILTGETGSGKSAIMHGLSLAIGERMDSSLVRKGCEKGIVEAIFDIDHLHVNALLAESGIDHDPGQELIIRREIPLSGKGRIFINHQPVQASLLRKLGQSLVQIVGQHANQSLLSIDYHRDVLDLYGELGSLLQAYQDSFEKENDLRRRIEELTRQEAQRLREIDVCQRELEELDEAHIKLGEDEELFAEYTLLFNAEELAEKIHEVSQALAGERQAILATLNRQKQTVESLVKFDSSLQETVQAFQNALIELQEVSHTLRCYQGHIHHDPERLEWVNDRLTLLNRLKRKYGSTLEDILAYQARTKQKLQQLENADIEIEKLQDALKDIEQRTNQFAQDISAKRRHFAVKLEQDLTAQLHALNMSKAEFKVVVTEQKRTVHGDDRIEFFLRPNVGEHEIALKEGASGGEISRVLLALQTLLAGKEQTPTLIFDEVDANIGGETATIVGDKLKNISRQHQVICITHFPQVASQAHHHLQISKIEKEGRTITLIQELDEHARKQELARMAGITVTHSKSRHKKVDAFEDLLLVT; translated from the coding sequence ATGTTAAAACATTTAAGAATCCAAAATATTATTCTCGTTGAAAAAGCCGATATCTCTTTTAACTCCGGATTAAATATTCTTACAGGAGAAACAGGCTCGGGTAAATCTGCCATTATGCATGGCCTTAGCTTAGCAATTGGAGAAAGGATGGATTCCTCGCTTGTCCGTAAAGGATGCGAAAAAGGAATTGTCGAGGCTATTTTCGATATTGACCATCTACATGTGAATGCCCTGCTTGCAGAAAGTGGAATCGACCATGACCCTGGACAGGAATTGATCATACGCCGGGAAATCCCCCTTTCCGGTAAAGGCCGTATTTTCATTAACCACCAGCCTGTCCAAGCCTCGCTCTTGCGCAAGCTAGGCCAATCCCTCGTTCAGATTGTGGGACAGCATGCCAATCAAAGCCTCCTTTCGATCGATTACCATAGAGACGTCCTTGATCTTTACGGAGAACTGGGGAGCTTGTTACAGGCTTATCAGGACAGTTTTGAAAAAGAAAATGACTTACGCCGACGAATTGAAGAATTAACCCGGCAAGAGGCACAGCGCCTACGTGAAATCGATGTCTGCCAACGGGAATTAGAAGAGTTAGACGAAGCTCACATCAAGCTGGGAGAAGACGAGGAATTATTTGCCGAGTACACCCTCCTTTTCAATGCAGAAGAACTAGCGGAAAAGATTCACGAAGTCAGTCAAGCCTTAGCGGGCGAAAGGCAAGCCATTTTGGCGACATTGAACCGCCAAAAACAGACAGTGGAGTCGCTCGTTAAATTTGATTCTAGCCTTCAAGAAACCGTTCAAGCCTTTCAAAATGCCCTTATCGAGCTGCAAGAAGTCTCTCATACGTTGCGCTGCTATCAAGGCCATATCCATCACGATCCTGAGCGGTTAGAGTGGGTAAATGATCGCTTGACCCTTCTTAATCGGCTTAAACGCAAATATGGCTCTACTTTAGAAGACATTTTAGCTTATCAAGCTCGAACAAAGCAAAAATTACAGCAGCTGGAAAATGCCGATATCGAGATTGAGAAGCTGCAGGATGCCTTAAAGGACATTGAGCAGAGGACCAACCAATTCGCCCAAGACATCTCAGCAAAGAGGCGTCATTTTGCCGTTAAATTAGAACAGGACCTGACAGCTCAATTACATGCCCTCAATATGTCCAAAGCGGAATTCAAAGTTGTCGTTACTGAGCAAAAACGAACAGTGCATGGAGACGATCGTATAGAATTCTTTTTACGGCCCAATGTAGGCGAGCATGAAATTGCATTGAAGGAAGGAGCGAGCGGAGGCGAAATTTCCCGCGTCTTATTAGCTCTTCAGACCCTTTTAGCCGGAAAAGAGCAAACCCCTACTCTTATTTTTGATGAGGTCGATGCCAATATTGGAGGAGAAACGGCGACAATTGTCGGCGATAAACTAAAAAATATCAGCCGGCAGCATCAAGTCATTTGCATTACGCACTTTCCGCAAGTCGCCAGCCAGGCCCATCACCATCTTCAAATTTCAAAAATTGAAAAAGAAGGCCGCACAATTACCCTCATTCAAGAACTGGATGAACACGCGCGCAAGCAAGAATTAGCCCGCATGGCCGGCATAACAGTCACTCATTCCAAATCCCGACACAAAAAAGTAGACGCTTTTGAAGATCTTCTCCTTGTAACCTAG
- a CDS encoding DUF368 domain-containing protein: MSSLSFKGIYLFFCGLCMGAADLVPGISGGTVAFIMGFYQSLLESLKTINFSTLKLLFTFRFRAFSQQVAWPFLFTLGAGIICSLITLAGLFHSILSHEVYRVYFYGAFMGLILASFVFCLRQIKQWAIGKGIGLIAGALIAYGLTDLTLSPESAGPYAIKMEIRQEKDLFNYQAQQSLLTQLSPTVLSALLSKGIIQPDTLVYDGKGVQVGRAAELTASYRPALIDGWIVLCGAIAICALLLPGISGSYLLTLLGVYPLVIGALADFVFHLKQFTIDWEAASILLSLFIGIVIGAVCFARFVSWLLRHYPDISIAVLSGFMIGALRSVWPFWSYTYILQPLKLQQGPQLLPLEPIWPTNDPFLLGGTALCMAGGFAIVFLIEYLAKRKAAVAS, encoded by the coding sequence ATGTCTTCCCTTTCCTTTAAAGGGATTTATCTCTTTTTCTGCGGCTTATGCATGGGGGCCGCGGATCTGGTTCCCGGCATTTCGGGCGGGACGGTTGCCTTCATCATGGGATTCTACCAATCCTTGCTAGAAAGCCTTAAGACCATTAATTTTTCCACGCTTAAGCTGTTGTTCACCTTTCGTTTCCGCGCTTTTTCCCAACAAGTCGCGTGGCCCTTTCTTTTTACGTTAGGGGCTGGAATTATCTGTTCGCTTATCACATTGGCCGGACTATTTCACTCTATTCTATCGCATGAGGTATACCGCGTTTATTTTTATGGTGCCTTTATGGGATTGATTCTGGCTTCATTTGTCTTTTGTTTGCGCCAAATTAAGCAATGGGCAATAGGGAAAGGCATAGGATTGATTGCAGGTGCCCTCATTGCCTATGGATTGACAGATTTAACTCTTTCTCCTGAGTCTGCCGGTCCTTATGCGATTAAAATGGAAATTCGGCAGGAGAAGGACTTATTTAATTATCAGGCTCAGCAGAGTCTTTTGACGCAATTATCGCCTACTGTATTGAGCGCTCTTTTATCCAAAGGCATTATCCAGCCTGATACGCTTGTTTATGATGGGAAGGGCGTGCAGGTGGGGCGGGCGGCTGAGTTGACGGCTTCTTATCGGCCCGCTCTTATTGACGGATGGATCGTGCTTTGCGGAGCTATTGCAATTTGCGCTTTATTATTGCCTGGGATTTCCGGCAGCTACCTTCTCACCTTATTGGGTGTCTATCCTCTCGTCATTGGGGCTTTAGCTGATTTTGTATTTCATTTAAAGCAATTTACTATTGATTGGGAGGCAGCTTCTATTTTGCTCAGCTTATTTATTGGCATTGTCATTGGCGCTGTCTGTTTTGCGCGTTTTGTCAGCTGGCTGCTACGCCATTATCCCGACATTAGCATCGCTGTTCTTTCAGGATTTATGATCGGTGCTCTGCGCTCCGTTTGGCCTTTTTGGTCTTATACTTACATTTTACAGCCTTTAAAACTGCAGCAAGGTCCTCAACTCTTACCTTTAGAGCCTATTTGGCCTACAAATGATCCTTTCCTGCTAGGAGGTACAGCCCTTTGTATGGCTGGAGGATTCGCCATTGTGTTCCTCATTGAATATTTGGCCAAGCGCAAAGCAGCAGTGGCTTCATAG
- the truA gene encoding tRNA pseudouridine(38-40) synthase TruA, translating to MQNIKLLIAYDGGHYLGWQKTPMGPSIEATLQQVLEQILQHPISLQAASRTDAGVHALGQVVNFLTSKPPSDFNRFIISLNSLLPKDLVVLSAERAPTTFHPTLDSIGKEYHYFICYGMTQLPHLRHYSWHCHFPLRLAEMRSALPYFIGTHNFAAFCNFKKNAHYTDYTREIQEISLLELEGCRLRFSVRGNHFLYKMVRNLVGTLVYIGKGKIDKEQIPAILSSEKRTEAGITAPAHGLFLHQVFYP from the coding sequence ATGCAAAATATCAAACTACTCATTGCCTACGATGGAGGGCATTATCTGGGATGGCAAAAGACCCCTATGGGGCCTAGCATCGAAGCTACCTTGCAGCAAGTGCTGGAACAAATTTTGCAGCATCCCATTTCCCTTCAAGCGGCCAGCCGCACAGACGCTGGCGTGCATGCTTTAGGACAAGTGGTCAATTTTCTCACTTCTAAGCCTCCATCCGATTTCAATCGCTTCATCATTAGCCTTAATAGCCTTTTGCCCAAGGATCTTGTTGTTCTATCCGCTGAAAGAGCTCCCACCACCTTTCATCCGACGTTGGACAGCATCGGCAAGGAATATCATTATTTTATTTGCTATGGAATGACCCAGCTCCCCCACTTACGGCATTATTCTTGGCATTGCCATTTTCCCCTGCGTTTAGCAGAAATGCGCAGCGCTTTGCCCTATTTCATCGGGACTCATAATTTTGCAGCTTTTTGCAATTTTAAGAAGAATGCCCATTACACGGATTATACGCGCGAGATTCAAGAAATAAGCTTATTGGAGTTGGAAGGATGCCGTCTTCGCTTTTCAGTCCGCGGAAATCATTTCCTCTATAAAATGGTGCGTAACCTAGTGGGAACGCTTGTTTATATAGGAAAAGGCAAAATAGACAAGGAACAAATCCCCGCTATCCTAAGCTCAGAAAAGCGCACGGAAGCGGGTATCACGGCCCCTGCCCATGGCCTTTTTTTACATCAAGTCTTCTATCCCTGA
- a CDS encoding MarC family protein: MTILQLAMIFFIVTNPIGNCPTIIALIKDHTIREQQKILFREAIFSMILAIFFLFLGETFLSNLNIQNYALTVSGGILLFLVALKMIFSNRTDTKTDQPKQDPFIVPIATPLLSGAGLLTMIMLYSKQESNDLKILFAILIAWIGVTGVLVAAPYLQVFLGKRGLAALEQLMGMLLAMIAMEMIVQGSSLFLTALSSV; the protein is encoded by the coding sequence GTGACCATCCTACAGCTTGCCATGATTTTCTTTATCGTGACAAATCCCATTGGAAACTGTCCAACAATTATCGCGCTTATCAAAGATCATACCATCAGGGAACAGCAAAAAATTCTATTTCGCGAAGCCATATTCTCTATGATTTTGGCCATTTTCTTTTTATTTTTAGGCGAAACATTTTTGAGCAATTTAAATATTCAAAACTATGCTCTAACTGTTAGCGGCGGGATTTTGCTATTCCTGGTCGCCTTGAAAATGATCTTTAGCAATCGTACGGATACCAAAACAGACCAGCCCAAGCAAGATCCCTTCATTGTTCCTATAGCGACTCCCCTGCTATCCGGCGCGGGACTTCTGACAATGATCATGTTATATTCCAAACAAGAAAGTAATGACTTAAAGATCTTATTTGCCATTTTGATTGCTTGGATAGGCGTCACCGGAGTGCTGGTTGCCGCGCCTTACCTGCAAGTTTTTCTTGGCAAAAGAGGGCTAGCGGCTCTTGAACAATTAATGGGCATGCTTTTAGCCATGATCGCAATGGAAATGATCGTTCAAGGTTCGTCTTTATTCTTAACTGCCCTTTCATCTGTTTGA
- a CDS encoding MarC family protein translates to MSLFNIALALFLIMDPVGNISSYHTLVGGLDSKRQNWIIFREMLIALLVMIGFNYLGEYIFDFLDLSETTVRISSGLILFLIAIKILFTASDSPRANLPKGEPFIFPLAVPLIAGPGLMATIMLYAHLEPYQSIMLSAILIAWLLSVIILFFSNTIKRVLGSNGLMACERLIGMVLVLISVQRLLEGILLFWATQPQPM, encoded by the coding sequence ATGTCTCTTTTTAATATTGCGCTTGCTCTCTTTCTTATTATGGACCCTGTCGGCAATATCTCTTCTTATCATACCTTGGTCGGTGGCTTAGACTCCAAACGGCAAAATTGGATTATCTTTCGCGAAATGTTAATTGCCTTGCTTGTCATGATCGGCTTCAACTATTTAGGCGAATATATTTTTGACTTTTTGGATCTTTCTGAGACAACCGTGCGCATTTCTTCAGGCTTGATTCTATTTTTGATAGCTATTAAAATTTTATTTACAGCCTCGGATAGTCCAAGAGCCAATTTGCCCAAGGGCGAGCCCTTTATCTTCCCATTAGCTGTTCCTCTTATTGCCGGTCCTGGATTAATGGCCACCATTATGCTATATGCACACTTGGAGCCTTACCAATCTATTATGCTCAGCGCAATCTTGATCGCCTGGCTGTTGTCTGTCATTATTTTGTTCTTCTCTAATACGATTAAACGCGTTTTGGGCTCAAACGGACTCATGGCATGCGAGAGGCTCATCGGAATGGTTCTTGTACTGATTTCCGTTCAACGCCTGTTAGAAGGTATTTTGCTTTTCTGGGCTACCCAACCGCAGCCCATGTAA
- the rnhC gene encoding ribonuclease HIII, which translates to MADDSSTPSFVATMDMNLADKLFQDLQQQGFTITTPAHTRFSARKKGITCTLYLSGKLVVQGKERGPFIEFYLEPEILGSFQFSHPLAHLELISRIGIDESGKGDFFGPLCVAGVYVEAQQYAKLQALGVKDSKLLTDKSIRKIAANIKTHCLYHIVKINPPKYNQIYQDFKNLNRLLAWGHATTIEQLVQRSGCQDVIIDQFADERVVLQALKRKQMNIHLTQRHRAEEDLAVAAASILARNAFIEGLEQLSQDVGIELPKGSSKAVVLAAQKIIERWGPEKLLSLCKQHFKTLDAILNKKRE; encoded by the coding sequence ATGGCCGATGACTCTTCTACGCCCTCTTTTGTTGCAACAATGGATATGAATTTAGCAGACAAACTTTTTCAAGATCTTCAACAGCAAGGCTTTACCATCACCACCCCAGCTCATACGCGTTTTTCGGCTCGTAAGAAAGGCATCACATGCACGCTTTATTTATCTGGCAAATTAGTTGTCCAGGGCAAAGAGAGGGGCCCGTTTATTGAATTTTATTTGGAACCGGAAATCCTAGGTTCTTTTCAATTTAGCCATCCTCTTGCTCATTTGGAGCTAATTTCCCGCATTGGCATTGATGAGTCGGGCAAGGGGGATTTCTTTGGCCCTTTATGCGTGGCAGGCGTATATGTAGAGGCTCAGCAATATGCTAAGCTGCAAGCTTTGGGAGTGAAAGACTCGAAACTACTAACCGATAAATCCATTCGAAAAATTGCGGCCAATATTAAAACTCATTGCCTTTATCATATTGTTAAGATTAATCCTCCTAAATATAATCAGATCTATCAAGATTTTAAAAATCTCAACCGGCTTTTAGCTTGGGGGCATGCCACCACTATCGAGCAGCTCGTCCAGCGTTCGGGATGCCAAGATGTGATTATTGACCAGTTCGCCGATGAGAGAGTTGTCCTGCAAGCATTAAAGCGCAAGCAAATGAATATTCACCTTACGCAACGTCATCGGGCAGAAGAAGATTTAGCCGTTGCGGCAGCGTCTATCTTAGCGCGCAATGCTTTTATTGAAGGATTGGAACAGTTAAGTCAAGATGTTGGTATTGAGCTTCCAAAAGGAAGTTCAAAGGCTGTTGTTCTAGCAGCCCAGAAGATTATCGAGAGATGGGGGCCAGAAAAATTACTGAGCCTATGTAAACAACATTTTAAAACTCTTGACGCAATTTTGAATAAAAAAAGAGAATAG
- a CDS encoding aldo/keto reductase: protein MDYRQLGKSGIRLSEISFGSWITFGANLDLNGIRQCMRAAFDQGVNYFDTAEAYGGGAAELLLGEVLRDYVREDVVISTKIYWGGHGTNQTGLSWKRMIEGTKNSLRRLQLDYVDLLLCHRADPLTPIEETVRAMDVLIKSGLVFYWGTSEWKRSQIEEACQLAKEIGATPPIIEQPEYNLFHRNRVEQEYKPLYTQYGIGLTTWSPLDSGILTGKYNEEIPAGSRLARHKELQDKLTLKKIEKVKALEEVSKELNCTLAQLAIAWCLKNPDVGSVIIGATNIQQLQDNLKATSIKHRLVDEVMEKIENILKEPLPS from the coding sequence ATGGATTATCGTCAGCTAGGTAAATCAGGGATTCGTCTAAGTGAGATTTCATTTGGATCCTGGATCACTTTTGGAGCTAATTTAGATTTGAATGGCATTCGCCAGTGTATGCGGGCTGCTTTTGACCAAGGTGTAAACTATTTTGATACAGCGGAGGCGTATGGGGGCGGAGCTGCTGAATTGCTTTTAGGGGAAGTGTTAAGGGATTACGTGCGCGAGGATGTAGTCATTTCAACTAAAATTTATTGGGGTGGCCATGGGACAAACCAAACAGGCTTGTCCTGGAAAAGAATGATAGAAGGAACAAAGAATTCCTTACGTAGGCTTCAGTTAGATTATGTCGATTTGCTTCTCTGTCACCGGGCAGATCCGTTGACTCCCATTGAAGAGACTGTGCGAGCAATGGACGTCCTGATAAAATCGGGGCTTGTCTTTTATTGGGGAACGTCTGAGTGGAAAAGAAGCCAGATTGAAGAAGCCTGTCAGCTAGCTAAGGAAATAGGAGCTACTCCTCCCATAATAGAGCAGCCGGAATATAACCTTTTTCATCGGAATAGAGTGGAGCAGGAATATAAGCCTTTATATACTCAATATGGCATAGGGCTTACCACGTGGAGTCCACTTGATTCCGGCATATTAACGGGTAAATATAACGAAGAAATCCCTGCGGGCAGCCGTTTGGCCCGGCATAAAGAATTGCAAGACAAACTTACCCTCAAAAAAATAGAAAAAGTAAAAGCGCTTGAAGAGGTAAGTAAAGAGTTAAATTGTACGCTTGCTCAATTAGCGATTGCCTGGTGTTTAAAGAACCCGGACGTTGGTTCCGTTATTATAGGGGCGACCAATATTCAACAGCTTCAAGATAATTTAAAGGCAACATCGATCAAGCATCGCTTAGTTGACGAAGTTATGGAAAAGATAGAAAATATTTTAAAAGAACCTCTTCCTTCTTAG
- a CDS encoding helix-turn-helix domain-containing protein, producing MQDMKAIGDMLRQKRKEMNLSLKEAENATSIRMPYLQALEEGEMGKLISPVYAQGFFKQYASFLGIDGENIIRENPRIFNRPESQEFAYGIGTLEVRGNPGAGVKWFPNALWVLAFIATLLVAWYVARLAGVI from the coding sequence ATGCAAGATATGAAGGCAATTGGAGATATGCTGCGTCAAAAGCGCAAAGAGATGAACCTTTCCCTTAAAGAAGCGGAAAATGCCACTTCAATCCGTATGCCCTATCTTCAGGCTTTGGAAGAAGGGGAGATGGGTAAATTGATCTCTCCTGTATATGCGCAGGGTTTTTTTAAGCAATATGCCTCTTTTTTAGGGATTGACGGAGAAAATATCATTCGGGAAAATCCAAGAATTTTTAACCGACCAGAATCCCAAGAGTTTGCCTATGGGATAGGGACATTGGAAGTGCGAGGCAATCCAGGGGCCGGCGTTAAATGGTTTCCTAATGCTTTGTGGGTTTTAGCTTTTATTGCGACCTTGCTCGTTGCTTGGTATGTGGCCAGATTGGCCGGAGTCATTTAA
- the thiL gene encoding thiamine-phosphate kinase: MELNALGEFGLIQRFAPHFKSHIPTGIEGIGDDCAVIRQNATTSSLITTDLLIENIHFLKNKISPEELGYKSLAVSLSDIAAMGGRPLYAFLSLGLPGNLDVEWIDHFFKGFQELAATEDVLLLGGDTTRSPHEIMINVLVIGEALTAHIKRRSQALPGDWICCTDYLGNSGAGLKVLLENLPQDQVTLKLVKDHVTPRPHLREGQWLAKHPSVHAMMDISDGIDSDIKRIMEESHCGACIELEHLPLSRELCQAANTFSWLTPELAATAGEDYCLLVTVDPASYNELNQAYQKQFGRPLFKIGQITSSPSLIYLHHGQPFSLSNKGFDHFIAR; this comes from the coding sequence ATGGAATTAAACGCATTAGGTGAATTTGGGTTAATTCAGCGCTTTGCACCGCATTTTAAAAGCCATATTCCTACCGGAATTGAAGGAATCGGAGATGATTGTGCCGTTATTCGCCAAAACGCCACCACCTCTTCTTTGATTACAACCGATTTACTGATTGAAAATATCCATTTTCTTAAAAATAAAATTTCCCCGGAAGAGCTAGGATATAAATCCCTAGCTGTCAGTTTGAGCGACATTGCTGCGATGGGCGGCCGCCCTCTTTATGCTTTTTTATCTCTTGGCCTCCCCGGTAATTTGGACGTGGAGTGGATCGATCATTTTTTTAAAGGCTTCCAAGAGCTAGCAGCTACAGAAGATGTCTTATTATTAGGAGGCGATACCACGCGTTCTCCCCATGAAATTATGATAAACGTTTTAGTGATTGGCGAGGCTTTAACCGCCCATATTAAACGCCGCTCACAGGCTCTTCCTGGAGATTGGATTTGTTGTACCGACTATTTAGGCAATTCAGGAGCAGGACTCAAAGTCTTACTAGAAAATCTTCCGCAAGATCAAGTCACGTTGAAGCTCGTTAAAGACCATGTCACCCCCCGTCCGCATTTAAGAGAAGGACAATGGCTCGCCAAGCATCCTTCCGTCCATGCCATGATGGATATTTCTGATGGAATCGATTCAGATATCAAACGCATAATGGAAGAGTCTCATTGCGGGGCATGCATTGAACTGGAACACCTTCCTCTCTCTCGTGAACTTTGCCAAGCAGCCAACACTTTTTCCTGGCTTACCCCTGAACTCGCAGCAACAGCAGGAGAAGACTATTGCCTACTTGTGACAGTCGATCCCGCAAGTTATAATGAACTCAATCAGGCTTACCAAAAACAATTTGGCCGACCTCTCTTTAAAATCGGACAAATTACCTCCTCTCCTTCTCTTATCTATTTGCATCATGGCCAGCCCTTTTCTCTTTCTAATAAAGGATTTGACCACTTCATTGCTCGGTAA